Proteins from one uncultured Desulfuromonas sp. genomic window:
- a CDS encoding tetratricopeptide repeat protein, whose translation MNPRNKLLLNSVLFISCILLAGGAILYNYGYKLCWKCSTHDYYERGKEFVTHAEDELQRTGLDFIRLAADRDDMDAQLLLAESYTSKLPQGYVSATPQAQEKLSGMVVKNSTIAKNLLSKAYNRLYAGNKMTARQWYNMALLVEAGLIQRDNQTQATLDLLTQAAEAGSYPAMTRLGAFYHQQADYARAKKWLRRAAEAGVDPQPALTLGDYFFYGKSEAVNYEKAIHWYRQALQTQRELTARGTEQERLAAEDVPMARIDMAMRQLQKSRMQPPMTLTYRLVGNANNSKIFTEDRSEGPIGTITSANGEVTAQIDPDISLALSIPVNRKTFESMSEGLDWVLQSYARSRFGSYTRFHFKLTR comes from the coding sequence ATGAATCCGCGCAATAAACTGCTTCTCAATAGTGTGCTTTTCATCAGCTGCATTCTGCTGGCCGGCGGCGCTATACTCTACAACTACGGCTACAAACTGTGCTGGAAATGTTCCACCCACGACTATTACGAACGCGGCAAAGAATTTGTTACCCACGCGGAAGACGAATTGCAACGCACCGGTCTCGACTTCATCCGCCTCGCTGCGGATCGAGACGATATGGATGCTCAATTGTTATTGGCGGAAAGCTACACATCCAAATTACCCCAGGGGTACGTCAGTGCCACACCGCAGGCACAAGAAAAATTAAGCGGCATGGTGGTCAAAAACAGCACCATTGCTAAAAATCTGCTGTCCAAGGCTTACAACCGTCTTTACGCCGGCAACAAAATGACGGCGCGGCAGTGGTACAACATGGCCTTGCTCGTCGAAGCCGGTCTGATTCAACGAGACAACCAGACCCAGGCAACCCTTGACCTGCTGACCCAAGCGGCCGAAGCCGGGAGCTATCCGGCCATGACCCGACTCGGAGCGTTCTACCACCAACAGGCAGACTATGCCCGGGCAAAAAAATGGCTGCGCCGCGCTGCCGAAGCGGGTGTCGATCCGCAACCCGCACTGACACTGGGCGACTACTTTTTCTACGGCAAAAGTGAAGCGGTGAACTACGAGAAAGCCATCCACTGGTACCGTCAGGCACTGCAAACACAGCGTGAGCTAACCGCCCGCGGCACAGAGCAAGAACGTCTCGCTGCCGAAGATGTGCCCATGGCGCGTATTGACATGGCCATGCGCCAACTGCAAAAGAGCCGTATGCAGCCCCCCATGACGCTGACTTATCGGCTGGTCGGTAACGCCAACAACAGCAAGATTTTCACCGAAGACCGTTCTGAAGGCCCTATCGGCACAATCACCTCGGCCAACGGCGAAGTGACCGCGCAGATCGACCCAGACATCAGTCTGGCACTGTCGATTCCGGTCAACCGCAAAACCTTTGAGTCCATGAGCGAAGGGCTCGACTGGGTGCTGCAATCCTATGCCCGCAGCCGTTTCGGCAGCTACACCCGCTTTCATTTCAAGCTGACCCGTTAA
- a CDS encoding O-acetylhomoserine aminocarboxypropyltransferase/cysteine synthase family protein translates to MDEQWSVETLAIQGGYRPEPAQPRVMPIVQSTTFKYEKADHIASLFDLDCFDPMYTRIGNPTWAAFEQKMAEMEGGVGALATSSGQAASALSILNVCRNGEHVVTAGTLYGGTYSLFYNTLPKMGIEVTFVDPEASMDEIKSHFRPETKVLFAETIGNPGLNVLDFEKFSAVAKEMQVPLVIDNTFGTPYLCRPFEHGADIVIHSATKYIDGHATSVGGVIVDGGKFDWTNGRYPEMTEPDSSYHGLRYTEKFGNMAYIIKARVQLMRDLGTSPSPFNTFMFNHGLETLHVRMQRHCENALEVARRLELHPKVKWVSYPGLPSHPSYERVQKYLPKGASGVLTFGIEGGVEAGRRFMESTKLIAMVVHVGDVRSCVLHPASTTHRQLSEEQQIASGVTPDLIRLSVGIENVEDIIADIDQALAKS, encoded by the coding sequence ATGGATGAGCAATGGAGTGTAGAGACTCTGGCGATTCAGGGCGGCTATCGTCCAGAACCGGCCCAGCCTCGTGTGATGCCGATTGTCCAGAGCACCACGTTTAAATATGAAAAAGCGGATCATATCGCCAGCCTGTTTGATCTGGATTGCTTTGATCCCATGTATACCCGTATCGGCAATCCCACTTGGGCGGCTTTTGAGCAGAAGATGGCCGAAATGGAAGGGGGCGTCGGCGCCCTGGCCACCTCTTCAGGGCAGGCGGCCAGTGCTCTGTCAATTCTTAATGTCTGCCGCAACGGCGAGCATGTGGTCACGGCCGGTACTCTGTACGGTGGCACGTATTCGCTGTTTTACAATACTTTGCCGAAAATGGGGATTGAAGTGACGTTCGTCGATCCCGAAGCCAGCATGGACGAGATCAAAAGTCATTTCCGCCCGGAAACCAAGGTTCTGTTTGCCGAGACCATTGGTAATCCCGGCCTCAATGTGCTTGATTTTGAGAAGTTCTCGGCTGTTGCCAAAGAGATGCAGGTGCCGTTGGTTATCGACAATACCTTTGGCACGCCCTATCTGTGCCGTCCCTTTGAGCATGGTGCCGACATTGTTATCCATTCGGCCACCAAGTACATTGACGGACATGCCACCAGTGTTGGCGGTGTCATCGTCGATGGAGGTAAATTTGACTGGACTAACGGCCGTTACCCGGAGATGACCGAACCGGATAGCAGTTACCATGGCCTGCGCTACACGGAAAAATTTGGCAACATGGCTTATATCATCAAAGCCCGCGTTCAGTTGATGCGTGATCTCGGCACCAGCCCGTCGCCGTTTAACACCTTCATGTTCAATCACGGTCTGGAAACGCTGCACGTACGCATGCAGCGCCACTGTGAAAATGCTCTTGAGGTCGCCAGGCGTCTGGAGTTGCATCCCAAGGTAAAATGGGTGTCCTATCCGGGGCTGCCAAGTCATCCCAGCTACGAACGGGTACAAAAATATCTGCCCAAAGGGGCCAGCGGTGTGTTGACCTTCGGCATTGAGGGCGGCGTGGAAGCCGGTCGTCGTTTTATGGAAAGCACCAAGCTGATTGCCATGGTGGTTCACGTCGGTGATGTGCGCAGTTGTGTGTTGCATCCGGCCAGCACCACCCATCGCCAGCTCAGTGAAGAGCAGCAAATCGCTTCGGGGGTCACCCCGGACCTGATCCGTCTGTCTGTCGGCATTGAGAATGTCGAGGATATTATTGCCGATATTGATCAGGCTCTGGCGAAGAGTTAG
- a CDS encoding cytochrome c3 family protein: MMCSAHAKRLSAGLLLFISLLFCASLCFGEITAVPLTDADCIKCHHQPSVDIRDHGGAHRDDMGCLGCHEDHPPLGDAVIPECSDCHSGDDHKHFTLDDCSSCHNPHAPVITDLAALNEPKKACLSCHDDVGTTMDKTPSLHAEQQCNDCHNEHGTANGQFSTCIDCHDKHSPEMTYQDCLGCHQPHAPTTYLWNNDTPTKQCAACHEDQVNELFTKGEAHSSDIHCSDCHSAHPPHEKGVIPSCADCHAPSDHPHYKLDNCTACHRPHAPLEIDLTAVSPIKPVCISCHEAPQQEMTEWPSAHNEMDCNECHQEHGEAMSCLDCHDGHNDAMSYRDCLRCHQPHSPLALRFSQAGIRSDLCGSCHRGQLKQLSGNTTGHADVQCVFCHRRTHKVILTCDNCHGEPHDSSIHQHFTECGQCHNGPHNLKN; the protein is encoded by the coding sequence ATGATGTGTAGTGCTCACGCAAAACGTCTGTCGGCAGGTTTGCTGCTGTTTATCTCGCTGTTGTTCTGCGCCTCATTGTGTTTTGGCGAGATCACTGCCGTTCCTTTGACGGACGCCGATTGTATCAAATGCCATCACCAACCCTCCGTGGACATTCGCGATCACGGCGGTGCCCATCGTGATGACATGGGTTGCCTCGGCTGCCATGAAGACCATCCTCCCCTTGGCGATGCGGTCATCCCCGAATGCAGCGATTGCCACAGTGGCGATGACCACAAGCACTTTACACTTGACGATTGCAGCAGCTGCCACAACCCTCATGCCCCTGTCATCACCGATCTCGCAGCTCTGAATGAGCCGAAAAAGGCCTGTTTGAGTTGTCATGACGATGTCGGCACCACCATGGACAAGACACCGAGCCTGCATGCTGAGCAACAGTGCAACGACTGTCACAATGAACACGGAACCGCGAACGGCCAGTTTTCCACCTGTATTGATTGTCACGATAAACACAGCCCGGAGATGACTTATCAAGATTGCCTCGGCTGCCACCAGCCTCATGCGCCGACCACGTACCTGTGGAATAACGATACCCCGACAAAGCAATGTGCCGCGTGCCACGAGGATCAAGTCAACGAGCTTTTCACCAAAGGCGAAGCACACAGTTCCGATATCCACTGCAGTGATTGCCACAGTGCCCACCCTCCTCACGAAAAGGGCGTGATTCCATCCTGTGCCGACTGCCATGCACCGAGTGATCATCCCCATTACAAACTGGACAACTGCACGGCTTGCCACCGCCCGCACGCGCCATTGGAGATCGACCTGACCGCCGTGTCACCGATCAAACCAGTATGTATTTCCTGTCATGAGGCACCTCAGCAGGAAATGACTGAATGGCCAAGTGCCCACAACGAGATGGATTGCAACGAGTGCCACCAGGAGCACGGTGAGGCCATGTCCTGTCTGGACTGTCATGACGGTCACAACGACGCCATGTCGTATCGCGACTGTCTGCGCTGCCATCAACCGCACAGCCCCCTGGCATTGCGCTTCTCTCAAGCCGGCATCCGGTCCGATCTGTGTGGCAGCTGCCACCGCGGCCAGCTCAAACAACTGTCCGGCAACACCACCGGACACGCTGACGTTCAATGCGTGTTCTGTCACCGTCGCACGCATAAGGTGATTCTGACGTGTGACAACTGTCATGGCGAGCCCCATGACTCGAGCATCCATCAACACTTTACAGAGTGCGGACAGTGCCACAACGGCCCGCATAACCTGAAAAACTAA
- a CDS encoding cytochrome c3 family protein translates to MKKSVVVFGLFLTMGLFFATNALAQEALTDADCVKCHINAVKDVAAHGAAHADMGCRDCHLEHPPLGDRVIPECTLCHAPAETAHYTLDNCVGCHYPHHPLEIDFTALDNVKPACVSCHPAQGEEMAARPSLHSEQDCNACHNAHGLAEGQYQNCLDCHEGHSESMTVSDCTLCHKPHSPKEVTYNDLPSELCAACHEDIAAMLAKSTKKHHELTCSECHVDEHMTITPCIDCHGKPHGIMHEKYPTCVECHIDPHALAE, encoded by the coding sequence ATGAAGAAGTCTGTGGTCGTTTTCGGCCTTTTCCTTACTATGGGCCTGTTTTTCGCCACCAATGCTCTGGCGCAAGAGGCCTTGACCGACGCGGATTGCGTCAAATGTCATATCAACGCCGTTAAAGATGTCGCGGCTCACGGTGCCGCGCATGCCGACATGGGCTGCCGCGATTGCCATCTGGAGCACCCGCCGCTGGGTGATCGGGTGATCCCGGAATGTACCTTGTGTCACGCGCCGGCGGAAACCGCCCACTACACGCTGGACAACTGTGTCGGCTGCCACTATCCGCACCACCCTCTCGAAATCGACTTCACAGCTCTGGACAATGTCAAGCCGGCCTGTGTTTCCTGTCACCCCGCGCAGGGTGAAGAGATGGCCGCCCGCCCCAGTCTGCACTCCGAGCAGGACTGCAACGCCTGCCACAACGCCCATGGTCTGGCGGAAGGTCAATATCAGAACTGCCTCGATTGCCACGAAGGGCACTCTGAAAGCATGACCGTCAGCGATTGCACCCTGTGCCACAAACCCCACAGCCCGAAAGAGGTCACCTATAACGATCTGCCTTCGGAACTGTGTGCAGCCTGTCACGAAGATATTGCCGCTATGCTGGCCAAGTCGACCAAAAAGCACCACGAACTGACCTGTTCCGAGTGCCATGTCGATGAGCACATGACCATCACACCGTGTATTGACTGCCATGGCAAACCGCATGGGATCATGCATGAAAAATATCCGACCTGCGTTGAGTGTCATATCGACCCCCACGCATTGGCCGAATAA
- a CDS encoding cytochrome C has protein sequence MKHTVLIFWTVMVVLVTSTAWATTFDHDEHLVLLEGQDCSTCHVADAESIIPDVDICLECHEATMVEEVAFPGLKTHDVTWSLSHRAAAKSKSMDCAACHQQNDCLECHTAGFADEMGDFGNSMTNVHRSDFHVSHPIAARTNPQLCTSCHESSFCSDCHSDFRRGSLTGISHQRSFSSLTIGSTGPAHESFNESQCQTCHVDSILPSHEWTSGHAREARKNLVTCQACHPEGDVCIKCHSARSGLGINPHPKDWDDIDGRMLRASDGRTCRKCH, from the coding sequence ATGAAGCACACAGTATTGATATTTTGGACCGTTATGGTCGTGCTGGTGACATCCACGGCCTGGGCCACCACCTTCGATCATGACGAACACCTTGTTCTCCTGGAAGGTCAAGACTGCAGCACCTGCCATGTGGCGGATGCTGAAAGCATCATCCCTGATGTTGATATCTGCCTGGAGTGCCACGAGGCCACCATGGTGGAAGAAGTCGCGTTTCCCGGGCTGAAAACCCATGATGTCACCTGGTCGCTCAGTCACCGCGCTGCGGCAAAGAGCAAATCCATGGACTGCGCAGCCTGTCACCAGCAAAATGACTGCCTGGAATGCCACACTGCCGGGTTTGCCGACGAGATGGGTGACTTCGGTAACAGCATGACCAACGTGCACCGCAGTGATTTCCATGTGTCACACCCGATCGCGGCACGCACCAACCCCCAATTGTGTACCAGCTGCCATGAGAGCAGTTTCTGCTCCGACTGCCACAGCGATTTTCGTCGCGGATCGCTCACCGGCATTTCGCATCAGCGCAGTTTCAGCAGCTTAACCATCGGCTCCACAGGTCCGGCCCATGAGAGCTTCAATGAGTCTCAATGCCAGACCTGCCATGTCGACTCGATCTTACCCTCACACGAATGGACCAGCGGACACGCCCGTGAGGCGCGTAAGAACCTGGTGACCTGCCAGGCGTGCCACCCCGAAGGCGATGTGTGCATCAAATGCCACAGTGCCCGCAGTGGTCTTGGAATCAACCCCCATCCCAAGGACTGGGATGACATTGATGGAAGAATGCTTCGTGCCAGCGATGGCCGAACCTGCCGTAAGTGTCACTAA